One window from the genome of Pseudalkalibacillus hwajinpoensis encodes:
- a CDS encoding ATP-binding cassette domain-containing protein, giving the protein MIQLQNIKYTRKQFSLAIPELTLGSGITILVGKNGAGKSTLLQLLATAIRPQRGIIEYGGRTVDTSLPFIRKNIGFLPTGIELYEEMRMKRFLRYMCELKGVLHQDAVDQTMEALHIQTCKRKKIKALSQGVKQRVGIAQAILDCPPILLLDEPLNYLDSRERKNVVSLLSRYAEKRLVLIATHELNEWEDIADDLIWLQEGEILFHGSIPLWKRELPLRVWEGKILLNEIAQLEQERIIHMKRLNKQYMIKYIDITKPFDHFLEAEATIEDAYFIRKKSWDGDIIPI; this is encoded by the coding sequence ATGATTCAACTACAAAACATCAAATATACTCGAAAACAGTTCTCACTTGCGATTCCCGAATTAACACTTGGTTCCGGGATCACCATTCTAGTTGGTAAGAACGGCGCTGGTAAATCTACCTTGCTTCAACTTCTAGCAACAGCAATAAGGCCCCAAAGAGGCATCATCGAATATGGTGGGAGAACAGTTGATACCTCCCTCCCCTTTATTCGTAAGAATATCGGCTTTCTTCCAACAGGTATCGAATTATATGAAGAAATGAGAATGAAGAGGTTCCTTAGGTATATGTGTGAATTAAAAGGGGTCCTTCATCAAGATGCCGTTGATCAAACGATGGAAGCCCTACATATTCAAACATGTAAAAGGAAGAAAATTAAAGCTCTCTCTCAAGGAGTGAAACAGCGTGTCGGTATCGCACAAGCCATTCTTGACTGTCCTCCTATTTTGCTACTTGATGAACCGTTAAACTACCTCGATAGTCGTGAACGAAAGAACGTCGTCTCCCTTCTATCAAGATATGCCGAAAAAAGGCTTGTTCTTATCGCGACACATGAGTTAAATGAATGGGAAGATATTGCTGACGATTTAATATGGCTTCAAGAAGGGGAAATTCTTTTTCATGGGTCCATTCCTCTTTGGAAAAGAGAGCTTCCTTTACGTGTGTGGGAAGGGAAAATCCTTCTTAACGAAATCGCTCAACTTGAGCAGGAGCGGATTATTCACATGAAACGATTAAATAAACAGTACATGATTAAATACATTGATATCACAAAACCCTTCGATCATTTTCTTGAAGCGGAAGCAACCATTGAAGATGCCTACTTCATTCGCAAGAAATCATGGGATGGAGACATCATCCCAATCTAA
- a CDS encoding RNA polymerase sigma factor produces MTDEELVVAMVRGNQAAFEALVHRYHAPLLGYLERMLRDRRKAEDVVQETFLKLIKQLKTKKTPEKIKPWLYQVATNQCRDYWKSAGFRSEKQILDFIPDQADREPSVVELFERQESRVEFLKQLDTLSETQREIVYLRFYQELKYQEIAEALELPLGTVKSNLFHALKKLKASIERKEEVSHARHRS; encoded by the coding sequence ATGACAGATGAGGAACTAGTAGTCGCTATGGTACGTGGAAATCAGGCTGCTTTCGAAGCCCTTGTTCATCGTTATCATGCTCCGCTTCTTGGTTATCTAGAACGGATGTTACGTGATAGAAGAAAGGCCGAAGATGTTGTTCAAGAAACCTTCCTGAAATTAATTAAACAACTAAAAACAAAGAAAACCCCAGAAAAGATCAAGCCCTGGCTTTACCAGGTGGCCACAAATCAATGCCGAGATTATTGGAAAAGCGCGGGATTTAGGTCAGAAAAGCAAATTCTCGACTTCATTCCAGATCAAGCTGACCGAGAACCATCAGTAGTGGAACTATTTGAAAGGCAAGAATCACGTGTGGAGTTTCTCAAGCAGCTCGATACGCTTTCTGAGACGCAAAGAGAAATTGTGTATTTACGGTTTTACCAGGAATTAAAGTATCAAGAAATTGCAGAAGCTTTGGAACTTCCACTCGGTACAGTAAAGTCGAACTTATTTCACGCATTGAAGAAACTAAAAGCTTCAATAGAACGAAAGGAGGAAGTTAGCCATGCAAGACACCGATCTTGA
- a CDS encoding ABC transporter permease/M1 family aminopeptidase, with amino-acid sequence MRKWLIQYKLEFSFLYKNWFFAPLPFLYLIWLLFSMSADQEGGHGNLYRTTYETTHSLIFILVIGLSILIGVYLIRRDVGNESFEWHQSFPVSNFVFISAKLMSALIYMTIYTVLMSGTYFIFAMRDNIPIEETFTILRFYGTQYEVAFFISLTLGMLLSVLIKNRFVYLIAFCAWMFGTLFMEIFIIDQGGHFYLKAFHLTYLFVDSVLVNGTWGIELMKEELQLQRIFVLTVSSFLLVLIIFILNKRRPHPYTWLWKVALMISIGIVVMSYLPYASFWKERTDEFSKIKQESPLITDEQNGQASYMSFPSLSSPNTLMKEEEELYQPERFEIKQFDLSIQHEDQSLFIDASLTLPSAEFQTKEFMKFTLNQTFSVNQVTIDQHPIPFTQENDFLTVTLPENMKEPVIRIQYEGPYKLWASNNGQEYYPGHVGNDQMIMPSQTAWYPLPGHQYLYDMNGESQTNIGISNRATFNVEVSGMALPLYGTIDELKTNVGTYKLQGKTSKLDLYAGDLTEVDSTYYPMSIVTDSYNLDRAVELMKELDKRLLYTNHYLTKKTEPMRHFFIVPVENIRWANYVRQQGFIDQNYILSESTFYQMDETYLMKLLFQVSLFHDGTEIYGYEDGELVTSAIQSAYTYIYELENGNKKKASQIRDLVITIQDDIPLEDYSEEEIKANQIFTMINEAIADGDSKKVKEVLDRIYSEPWVDPGFAADFTLFREPSTLIPYEEWQKIWDEVMQDHQTRKEDGS; translated from the coding sequence ATGAGAAAATGGCTTATCCAGTATAAGCTTGAATTTTCTTTTTTGTATAAAAACTGGTTTTTCGCACCTCTTCCTTTCTTATATTTGATCTGGTTACTTTTTAGCATGAGTGCAGATCAAGAAGGAGGACATGGCAACCTCTACAGAACAACATATGAAACAACGCACTCTCTTATATTCATTCTCGTTATTGGCTTAAGTATTCTGATTGGCGTTTATTTAATACGACGAGACGTTGGGAATGAATCATTTGAGTGGCATCAATCATTTCCCGTGTCCAATTTCGTATTCATATCAGCAAAATTGATGTCCGCGCTCATCTATATGACGATATATACGGTCCTAATGAGTGGAACCTACTTTATCTTTGCTATGAGAGATAACATTCCGATAGAAGAAACGTTCACAATTCTGCGTTTCTATGGGACTCAATACGAAGTAGCGTTCTTCATTAGTTTAACTCTTGGCATGCTTTTATCGGTACTTATTAAAAATCGCTTTGTTTACTTAATCGCCTTCTGTGCCTGGATGTTTGGTACGCTATTCATGGAAATTTTCATTATTGATCAAGGCGGACACTTTTATCTTAAAGCGTTCCATCTAACCTACTTATTTGTCGATTCTGTTCTTGTTAATGGCACCTGGGGAATTGAATTAATGAAAGAAGAATTACAGTTACAGCGCATTTTTGTTTTAACGGTTTCTTCCTTTCTCCTGGTACTCATCATTTTCATTCTCAATAAACGCCGACCTCATCCATATACGTGGCTGTGGAAGGTTGCACTCATGATCAGTATAGGAATTGTCGTGATGTCGTATCTTCCATATGCTTCTTTCTGGAAGGAACGAACTGATGAATTTAGTAAGATTAAACAAGAATCTCCATTGATAACAGACGAACAAAACGGTCAAGCTAGTTACATGTCTTTCCCTTCCCTTTCTTCTCCTAATACTCTTATGAAAGAGGAAGAAGAGCTCTATCAACCAGAACGTTTTGAAATAAAACAGTTTGACTTATCCATTCAGCATGAAGATCAATCACTTTTCATTGATGCATCTCTCACTCTACCATCAGCAGAATTTCAAACAAAGGAGTTCATGAAATTCACATTGAATCAGACATTTTCAGTTAACCAAGTCACGATTGATCAACATCCAATTCCATTTACTCAAGAGAATGATTTTCTGACCGTTACTTTACCTGAAAATATGAAAGAACCTGTTATTCGTATTCAATATGAAGGACCATACAAACTATGGGCATCTAATAATGGTCAGGAATACTATCCGGGCCATGTTGGAAATGATCAAATGATTATGCCTTCTCAAACAGCCTGGTATCCATTGCCAGGGCATCAATATTTATATGACATGAACGGAGAATCACAAACGAATATTGGGATTTCGAATAGAGCCACTTTTAATGTCGAAGTTTCAGGTATGGCACTACCCTTATATGGCACAATCGATGAACTTAAAACAAATGTTGGAACCTATAAACTTCAAGGGAAAACTTCTAAATTAGACCTTTATGCTGGAGATCTGACTGAAGTTGATTCTACTTATTATCCAATGTCAATCGTAACGGACAGTTACAATCTGGATCGCGCTGTTGAGCTCATGAAGGAATTGGACAAACGCCTTCTATACACCAACCACTATTTAACGAAAAAAACAGAGCCTATGCGTCATTTTTTTATCGTTCCTGTAGAGAATATTCGCTGGGCCAATTACGTGAGACAACAAGGTTTTATTGATCAAAACTATATCCTAAGCGAATCCACTTTCTATCAAATGGATGAAACTTATCTTATGAAATTGCTCTTTCAAGTGAGTCTATTCCATGATGGTACTGAGATTTATGGGTATGAGGACGGCGAGCTAGTAACAAGTGCCATCCAAAGTGCTTATACGTACATTTATGAATTAGAAAATGGAAATAAAAAAAAGGCCAGTCAAATCCGCGACCTTGTTATCACGATTCAAGATGATATCCCACTGGAAGACTACAGTGAGGAAGAAATCAAAGCTAACCAGATTTTCACAATGATCAACGAAGCCATCGCTGATGGAGATAGTAAGAAAGTGAAAGAAGTCCTAGACCGAATATATAGCGAACCCTGGGTAGACCCGGGATTTGCAGCAGATTTCACCTTGTTTCGAGAACCTTCTACTCTCATTCCTTACGAAGAATGGCAGAAAATATGGGATGAAGTGATGCAAGATCATCAGACTAGAAAGGAGGATGGTTCATGA